GATCCTGGCCGAGCAGGGGCGCATCGGCCTGGACGACAAGCTCGTCAAATACTTCCCGGACTGTGCGAACGGCGGCAAGGAAACGATCACGATCCGCCAATTGCTCACCCACAGCTCGGGTCTGCCCGCCGGCCTGCCGAAGGACCCGGACTGGACAGGCCGCGCGGCCGCGCACAAGCTCGCGTGCGCGCAGGCCGTCACGCATGCGCCCGGCACGTTCTTCCGCTATTCCGACATCAATTATGTGCTGCTGGGCCAGATCGTCGAGCAGGTCACGGGCACGCCGCTGGACGATTACGCGCAGGCCCACATCTTCGCGCCGCTGCGGATGCAGAACACGGGCTATCTGCCGCTGCGCCGCGTGGACGCCGCGACGATCGCGCCGACCCAGGTGGGCCGGGACGACGGCAAGGGCGCGCATGGCGACCTCGCGCCGGGCGAGCTCCTGCGTGGCGTCGTGCACGATCCGACGGTGCGCCGGATGGGGGGCGTGGCCGGCTCGGCCGGCGTGTTCACGACGGTCGGCGACGTGGCCCGCTTTGCCCGCATGCTGCTGGCGGGCGGCGTGCTGGACGGCGTACGCATCCTCAGCCCGGCGAGCGTGCGCCTGCTGACGACGGTGCAGTCGCCGGCTGGCCTGGCGCAGCGCGGCCTCGGCATGGACATCGATTCGCCGTACGCCAAACGGCCGCGCGGCACCGTGTTCCCGGTCGGCAGCTATGGCCACACGGGCTTCACGGGCTGCGTCCTGTGGGTCGATCCGGCGTCGCGTGCGTTCTACGTGTTGCTGTCGAACCGTGTCTATCCGGACGACAAAAGCAACGTGCTCGACCTGTACTCACGCTTGGGTACGCTGTCCGCGCAGGCGGCCGGGACGGATTGAAAAACCGGCACGACTTGTTTCCAGCAGGCTAACGCGCGCACCGTTCGCAGCGATATCATTAAACTCCGCCTCCACAATATCTGATTGATATTGCTGAGTTTTTTTGCCCCAGATACATTCTCTTTGGAGAGCGACATGAAAATGAATAAGTTATTGAAGGGCCTGCTGGGTGCCGCCGTCACGGTGGCGATGTTCGGTACCATGAATGCCCAGGCGCAGACGAGCGGCAGCTCGTCGACGGGCAGCAGCGCGACCGCGCAAGACCAGGCGACGTCGAGCACCCCGACTCACAAGAAACACAGCAAGAAGAAACACCATAAGAAGAGCAACTCCAGCAGCTCGAGCAGCGGTATGAGCGGCAGCAGCGGCTCGACCAGCAGCGGCTCGTCGTCGACCGGCAGCCAGGATATGCAGGGCACGTCGGGTTCGTCGGGCACGTCCGGTACCTCCGGCACGTCCGGTACCTCCGGCACCTCGGGCACCTCGGGCACGAGCGGCAGCATGGGTACCGGCACCACGACCACGCCGCCGACCGGCTCCAGCTCGTCGGGCTCGTCGGGCACCAGCGGCATGAGCGGCAGCACCGGCGCCAGCGGCACCGGCCTGTCCGGCTCCAGCGGCATGAGCGGCACCGGCTCGGGTTCGGGCACCGGCACCAGCGCCACCGGAACCGGCACCAGCGGCACCGGCACCAGCGGCACGAGCGGCACGAGCGGCACCGGCACCACCGGCCAGGACGGCAAGCGCGGTTATTAACCGGCCGTGACACGGCGCCGTTCGGCGCCGTGGACGATGCCAGCCCGTGGGCTGGTTTTTTTTGCCTGAAGCAATCAATAGCCTCGTCGTTGGTATAACATTATTTAAATAAAAAAATGAATAGCGCAAACATAC
This genomic stretch from Massilia putida harbors:
- a CDS encoding serine hydrolase domain-containing protein, whose amino-acid sequence is MRIYPLRHTRTLLAAGCVAVLAAGCALPFHASRPPAGGTPRLDVRRFPQIDAAVNEAIAARKLPGAVFHLEHGGAVYERAYGRLTYEPASPSVTTSTVFDAASLTKVLVTAPSVLILAEQGRIGLDDKLVKYFPDCANGGKETITIRQLLTHSSGLPAGLPKDPDWTGRAAAHKLACAQAVTHAPGTFFRYSDINYVLLGQIVEQVTGTPLDDYAQAHIFAPLRMQNTGYLPLRRVDAATIAPTQVGRDDGKGAHGDLAPGELLRGVVHDPTVRRMGGVAGSAGVFTTVGDVARFARMLLAGGVLDGVRILSPASVRLLTTVQSPAGLAQRGLGMDIDSPYAKRPRGTVFPVGSYGHTGFTGCVLWVDPASRAFYVLLSNRVYPDDKSNVLDLYSRLGTLSAQAAGTD